Genomic DNA from Hydrocarboniclastica marina:
ACGATAGCGGAACAGAGCCTGTGGAGATTCAGCTCTCTGCAGTTGATGATTCAGGAGAAGAGTCATCGAAGAAAACGGTAATTCTGGAGAGGCCTGCCCAAGAGCCAAAAACCGAACCCGAACCCGAACCTTAAAAGCACCTAAAGCCCGGCTCTTAGCCGGGCTTTCTTCTCTCCGAAAGTTACAGTGCATTTTTGCCTGTATCTCTACCCAAGTTATTCGCCTTCCTGCCTTACAGTGATCTCCAAACTGTGGAGCAGAAACCTATGTGGCGCTTGAGATTCCTATTTTTGCTATCGCTAGCCCTATCCCAAGTGGCTATAGCGCAAGAGACAATCCCCGAAAGCCTGTCAAAGAAAGGCCTGGATCCCAGCCGGATAATAGAAATGCCAGTCCAGGGCATGGTCGCCTATGAAGCTCAGAATGGCTCACTCGTCTTCATGTCGAAGAATGGTCGATACGTCTTTCAGGGAAAGGTAACGGACGTGTGGGCTGCAAACGAGCTGATCTCTGGTGAGCAAGTTTATGAGTCAACCAGCACTCTGCCTTTCGAAACCATGGGGGTGAATTTTGATGATTACGATGCGCTGACCCTCGGAACTGGATCGCGCACAGTCCATGTGATTACTGATCCGCTTTGTCCGGCTTGTGCAAAGCTGAGCGAGGCTATGGTCGAGCTTAAGGGTGAGTACACCTTCAAAATTCTGGTCCTGCCGGCGTTAGGCGGGAAAAGTGCTGATCTCGCTGCCCGGGTTGCCTGCGAAAAGGATCGTGAGAGGGCGCTGCAGGCACTGTTGGAAAAGAGAACAGAAGAGCTACCCAGCCCCCAGAACTGTAACTTCGATGCCCTCCAGTCGGCCAGTCTTGTTTCAGACCTCATCGGAATTGATGCGGTACCTTATGTCGTTGCACCGAACGGGAAAATTTCAAGAGGCATGCCGAAGAAGATAAACGAATGGCTCTCTGAAAATTCAGACGCGAAAGCAGTAGCCGGTCAGCCTATGAGCGTTACTAGCCTCATTGATAACAGCTCACCTGAGCAGGCGAGCGGGACCGGTACAACAATCAATCAAAAGCTGCTTAACGCGCTGAAGTGAGGTAGAGAATGGAACTTATCACCGTAAAGCAGAAAGCCGGTAAGCGTTATATACATGAAGACTACCGTACCGGATCCATATTCCCGGTCATGGCGTATGACGATGAGACGGGTTACTTCATCAGCGATGACAAATCGATCGGTTACACGTTTTCCTGTCAGCCTTTGTTTGGCCAAGACGGCCAGATTGAGGAGCGACTGACATCCTTCATTAACACCGACTTTCCGGCTGGGACGATAGTGTCAATTCTATGGTTCCGTTCTCCCGACTACACCTATGAGCTTGCCCGCATGCGGGATCTAAGGGAGAGCTCAGGCTATTTCAATCCTCTGATGGCCGACGTCATTCGGCAGCGCTCAGAATTCCTCCTGAATGGCGGTATAAAGCCGGTCGACCCCCACCACGGGCAGCTGTTCTTCGATCTCAAGGTAATCATCACCGTTAAGCTCCCAATTTCAGATCACCTCCCTTCTGCGGAGGAAGAGTACATGCTGAAGTCGTATAAGAAGAAGACGGAATCGGCACTCAAAACCATCGGGTTTAGCCCAGTCGAGCTAGATGCCAACGGATACATCCGGGCCGTGAACAGTCTTATGAACTGGGGCAATGAAGCTTCATGGCGCCAGGGTCCCGTCAGCCACGACAAGGGACGGCCGATCTGCGACCAGCTGATGGACTTCGATAAAGACATTGTTGTCGAGAAGGGTCATCTTCAGATCGGAGACACCTTCATGAAGGCACTTTCGGCAAAGCGTCTTCCGGAGTCGTTCTATTTCGGCGATGCGATGAAGTACGCCGGTGATCTTCGAGGCGGCAACGTATCGTTGAAACAACAGTACGCGGTATGTTGCAACATCTTCTATCCCGACAGCGAGAAAGAGAAACACTCTCTTGAACGCAAGCGGGGTCTGGCAGTTAACCAAGCCAAAGGGCCAATGCTGACCCTCGTCCCGATCCTTGCCGACAAAAAGCGCGGATTCGACAACCTCTACGATTCTATGAATGACGGGTACCGTGCCGTCAAAATGACCTACTCCTTGCTGGTTTTCGGTAAAAACGAAGACGAAGTCACCGAGGCTGCAACTAACGCCAAGACAATCTGGCGCGAGCAGCGCTTTACCCTTATGGATGACAAGTTCGTTCAGCTACCCCTCTATATCAATTGCCTGCCGATGATGGCCGACCGGGATGCAGTGGCTGATCTCTGGCGCTACAAAACCCTGACTGCAGAGCAGGCGGCAGTTCTAGTGCCAATTTTTGGAGAATGGAAGGGGACAGGTACACCCCACATCAACTTGATCAGTCGTAATGGCCAGTTGATGTCGTTCTCGATGCACGACACCGGTTCGAACAAAAACATGCTGATTTGTGCCACCTCGGGGGGCGGGAAATCATTCTTCACAAATGAGCTCATCCTTTCCTACATGTCAGAAGGCGCCCAGGTGTGGTGCGTGGATGTGGGTCGGTCCTACGAAAAGTTGTGTGAGGCTGTAGACGGCGACTTCATCCATTTCGGTTCTGAATCGGATATTTCGGTCAATCCTTTTGAGCTGGTCGTATCCATTGATGGCAGTGAGGAAACGCGTTCTAAGCGACTGACACCTCAGGAAGCCAGGGCGATGGACTCTGGGGACGTAAAGGATGAGGGTGAGGAGGACGCTCTGGTCGGTCTTATAACAGCCATGGCCTCTCAGAATGATCCGCTTGATGACGTTCAAATCTCAGTTCTTCGGCAGGTCATATCCGAGGTATGGAAAGAAAAAGACCGAGAAATGTTGGTCGACGACATCGCCGAAAAGTGTGCGGCGCACCCTAAAGAAATCATCCAGGACCTGGCAACTCGGTTATATGCCTTCACCTCGAAAGGATCCTACGGGAAGTATTTCTGCCGGCCCAATAACGTCAACTTCAACAAGCAGCTCACCGTGCTTGAGCTCGAAGAGCTCAAGGGTCGATCTCACCTTCAGAAGGTGGTTCTTTTCCAGCTGATCTACCAGATTCAGCAAGAGGTCTATCTCGGCGATCGCAATCGCAAGAAGGTGGTAATCATCGACGAAAGTTGGGACCTGATACAGAACGGCGGCCCTGAGGTTCAAAAATTTATTGAACACGCCTACCGCCGCTTCCGTAAGTATGGGGCGAGCGTGCTCCTGGTTACCCAGTCGATTCAGGACATGTACAAGTCACCCGTGGGTGAAGCGATAGTAGAAAACTCAGCCACCATGGCACTGTTTAGGCATACCGAGGAGGCTGTAGACAAGCTCAAACGCGAAGCGAAGCTGGTCCTTCCCGATGGCGCCTTCCACATGCTGAAGACTGTTCATACGGCTCCACCACACTACTCCGAGGTCTTTCTGAAAACAGAGCGCGGTATCGGCATCGGTCGGCTTATCGTCAACGACTTCCAGAAACTCTTGTATTCGACAAGTTCTGATGAAGTCTCAGCGATCAATGAACTTAAGAAGCAAGGTCATTCTGTCGAAGAAGCCATCAACATCCTGCTGCGCCGCAGCAGTAAGGTTGCATAACCGTGAATATCCTTGAAGTCGCATCTACCGCGATCCTTGGGGCTGCCCTGGGCGCCGGCGTCACCTTCTTCTTGGTGAACGACAGGATTACAGCATTAGAGCAAGAGAGCCAGTTAAGGGCCCCAGTGGCGACGGTGGACTTCACGAGCATCGCCGAGGGCTTTCCAAATGGTGCTGACAACCAAGCCATAGATCGCGAGATAAAGAAGCTTCAGGTTCAAGCTAACCAGCTAATGGAGCAGGGATTCATAGTGCTGAATCATGGCTCTGTTTATGCGGCGCCTTCCGGATTGACGGTGAGGTATCGGGAAAAAGACGGTGAATAGAACAAGAAAGCCATGGCTGCCCTTTCTGTCAAAGGCAGTACTGCTTTCAGCTTCTGTCGTTGGGGCAATATTGTGGTTTGAGGCCAATTACGTTCTGGGCAAGGATTCCCAGTACGTTAAGTGCATACCTGGCGTTGATTGGTTTCTCGGAGACCGCGGCGATCGGGAGATTGAGCGCGACGGTATATACATGGTGGCGTCGAAAGGGCTGGACCCGATTTATCCAGATGGAACAGTCCTGGTCAAATATCTTCGGGGTCTACCGGGGGACACGGTCAAAATAGATGAAACTGGGGTTTATGTTAACGGTAGAAATCTCGGTACCGGTCAGCTTCCGTTAGCCCATAAATTTGAGATCGAGCCAGAATCACTCCATGGAGAGCGAGTACTTGGCGACGATGAGTACTGGCTGATGGGCACTGCAGCTTTGAGCTTCGACTCCAGATACTGGGGCCCAGTCAGTGAAAGTCAGGTGATACGACGTGCCTATGCGATATTCTAAGCTAATAACCGCTGCCTTGATCCTGTTCTGCGCGACAGCTGGAGCATCCGGCTATACGTTGAGTCCTGAGGACAAGCGAGCGCTCGAACAGGGCAGGAAGAGGTCCAGCGAAATCGATCTCAGCAGCTTGCTTCGAGGTAGAGACGCTAGCCCCGGTGCGAACCAGGATAAGCTTCAGGAAGCCATAGACCACTCCGCAAAAATAGCCGGCAACGCAACCTTGGGAGAAAAGCAGAAGCAGCAAGCTCTTGAGATCTGCAGGAACCAAAGGCAGTACCTCTTAGTGTCCCGTTCAATGGGAAAGTCAGGTCTGCATGAAGCGCTAGCCGAAGCTTCTAACAACCAGAATCTAACGGTGCTTTTTCAGGGAATACCGGACGGGACAACGGTCCAGGAAGGGATATTGGACATCCAGAGACTCGCTCGTGAATACGACCCAATACCATCTGTGGGCCTGAACCCGTTAATCTTCCAGCGCCACCAGGTGAAGGATGTACCGCACGCTATTCTCATGAGCCCGGGAAGCTGGGAAGGAAATAAATGCATACAAAGCGTCGAGGCGAGTATGAGTGGCCTAACCAACTACGGCTATCTCCTAGGCAAAATAGATTCCGGTTTTAGCGGTCACCTGGGAAAACTAGGGCCAACCGTTCCGATCTCAGAACGTAACTTTATGGAAGTGATAGAGGAGCGGATCAAAGCGACCGACTGGGCTGCAGTTAAAAGCAAAGCGGTAGATAACGTCTGGAAAAAGCAACCAATGGAAGCGCTCCCACCTGCAACAGAAGACGTAGTTTTCAAAATTGATCCGTCAGTCATTGCGACTCAGGACATAAAGACACCTGATGGGAAATTTGTTGCGCGAAAAGGCGACAAAATTAACCAATTAGAGGTCATGCCTTTTAATCAGCTCATCGTCATCATGAACCCTCTACGGAAGGCAGAAATAGAAGCTGCGAAAGAAATTGTTGAACAAGGAAAAGCCGCGGGCCTAAGGGTCAGTGTATTATTAACAGAGATCGATAGAGAATTAGGCTGGGATAGCTACAACAAAGTTGTGGATGAGATGGGGATGCATGTTTTCATGCTAACTCCAGAAGTTGTTCAACGTTTTCAGGTCAGATCGACGCTATCAGTAGTGACCGCAGATAAAGGAGTCTTCCTAGTTCGCGAGGTTGCACTGTAGGGCTGGTTTAGGCCGGGTGCTTCCTCGATGAAATTGCACATTTACCAGAGCCCTTTGCTCCATCTTGAGGGTAAAAAACCGCCTATCTTGCGGTTAACTTGTTCCAGGCTCCCTGTACATGAGTTTGGGCAATTTCGGGATGCTGAGATAGAAAGTCCAAAGTTTGATCATTTCCTGTTGGACTTCATACCGCAACTCGTCAAGCAAGAGAACATTCCGGAAACTACCGCCCTGATGGTGCCAGTGAAC
This window encodes:
- the traC gene encoding type IV secretion system protein TraC is translated as MELITVKQKAGKRYIHEDYRTGSIFPVMAYDDETGYFISDDKSIGYTFSCQPLFGQDGQIEERLTSFINTDFPAGTIVSILWFRSPDYTYELARMRDLRESSGYFNPLMADVIRQRSEFLLNGGIKPVDPHHGQLFFDLKVIITVKLPISDHLPSAEEEYMLKSYKKKTESALKTIGFSPVELDANGYIRAVNSLMNWGNEASWRQGPVSHDKGRPICDQLMDFDKDIVVEKGHLQIGDTFMKALSAKRLPESFYFGDAMKYAGDLRGGNVSLKQQYAVCCNIFYPDSEKEKHSLERKRGLAVNQAKGPMLTLVPILADKKRGFDNLYDSMNDGYRAVKMTYSLLVFGKNEDEVTEAATNAKTIWREQRFTLMDDKFVQLPLYINCLPMMADRDAVADLWRYKTLTAEQAAVLVPIFGEWKGTGTPHINLISRNGQLMSFSMHDTGSNKNMLICATSGGGKSFFTNELILSYMSEGAQVWCVDVGRSYEKLCEAVDGDFIHFGSESDISVNPFELVVSIDGSEETRSKRLTPQEARAMDSGDVKDEGEEDALVGLITAMASQNDPLDDVQISVLRQVISEVWKEKDREMLVDDIAEKCAAHPKEIIQDLATRLYAFTSKGSYGKYFCRPNNVNFNKQLTVLELEELKGRSHLQKVVLFQLIYQIQQEVYLGDRNRKKVVIIDESWDLIQNGGPEVQKFIEHAYRRFRKYGASVLLVTQSIQDMYKSPVGEAIVENSATMALFRHTEEAVDKLKREAKLVLPDGAFHMLKTVHTAPPHYSEVFLKTERGIGIGRLIVNDFQKLLYSTSSDEVSAINELKKQGHSVEEAINILLRRSSKVA
- a CDS encoding TrbC family F-type conjugative pilus assembly protein produces the protein MRYSKLITAALILFCATAGASGYTLSPEDKRALEQGRKRSSEIDLSSLLRGRDASPGANQDKLQEAIDHSAKIAGNATLGEKQKQQALEICRNQRQYLLVSRSMGKSGLHEALAEASNNQNLTVLFQGIPDGTTVQEGILDIQRLAREYDPIPSVGLNPLIFQRHQVKDVPHAILMSPGSWEGNKCIQSVEASMSGLTNYGYLLGKIDSGFSGHLGKLGPTVPISERNFMEVIEERIKATDWAAVKSKAVDNVWKKQPMEALPPATEDVVFKIDPSVIATQDIKTPDGKFVARKGDKINQLEVMPFNQLIVIMNPLRKAEIEAAKEIVEQGKAAGLRVSVLLTEIDRELGWDSYNKVVDEMGMHVFMLTPEVVQRFQVRSTLSVVTADKGVFLVREVAL
- a CDS encoding S26 family signal peptidase is translated as MNRTRKPWLPFLSKAVLLSASVVGAILWFEANYVLGKDSQYVKCIPGVDWFLGDRGDREIERDGIYMVASKGLDPIYPDGTVLVKYLRGLPGDTVKIDETGVYVNGRNLGTGQLPLAHKFEIEPESLHGERVLGDDEYWLMGTAALSFDSRYWGPVSESQVIRRAYAIF
- a CDS encoding DsbC family protein, producing the protein MWRLRFLFLLSLALSQVAIAQETIPESLSKKGLDPSRIIEMPVQGMVAYEAQNGSLVFMSKNGRYVFQGKVTDVWAANELISGEQVYESTSTLPFETMGVNFDDYDALTLGTGSRTVHVITDPLCPACAKLSEAMVELKGEYTFKILVLPALGGKSADLAARVACEKDRERALQALLEKRTEELPSPQNCNFDALQSASLVSDLIGIDAVPYVVAPNGKISRGMPKKINEWLSENSDAKAVAGQPMSVTSLIDNSSPEQASGTGTTINQKLLNALK